From the genome of Vicia villosa cultivar HV-30 ecotype Madison, WI linkage group LG2, Vvil1.0, whole genome shotgun sequence, one region includes:
- the LOC131649033 gene encoding uncharacterized protein LOC131649033 — MSRQPILIKDLVKGNQVWKMLIRIVDLWVVIEKNGHKHMEAVIQDGQGDKIHVITRSRDFQDWVEVLKEHETYNINNGEPVENDVPLKVCCNPLKLIFNGGTTMTKVAIPEIPAHSFSFFPIKKFLKGDYKHDMLYDVIGVLQDVLKTQMGGGGRKSCVNVNLRDVQGNVIELVLWDDYAKQFVNYTTPNNFSGPTLIVLTHAWCKPNTISGLPCLSNAWSGSRLYFNLDHPQVVKYKASFGDNMPAPSQSMTTDSSVQSSNNFWTKLSEVKSVRAISEFGKDCYATTIGTTLGFNASKFGWYFETTRNTEAETVTKFKLEVEVEYDNHKGIFVFWDKDCIPYTKMTAKELREVMKAAGEDNPKIWPTHLDVLLNRKLVFRIKYQSQYQRFSIVKILNEDGLYDKFHNYLTPDEVIGNSFTLFYVPFYGGTLTFT; from the exons ATGTCAAGGCAGCCCATTCTAATCAAGGATCTGGTCAAGGGGAACCAAGTGTGGAAAATGCTCATTAGAATAGTTGATTTGTGGGTTGTTATTGAAAAAAATGGCCATAAACACATGGAAGCCGTTATTCAAGATGGACAG GGTGATAAGATTCATGTGATAACTCGGAGCAGGGACTTCCAAGATTGGGTTGAAGTTCTCAAGGAGCATGAGACGTATAATATAAATAACGGAGAGCCAGTTGAAAACGATGTTCCGCTGAAGGTGTGCTGTAACCCACTCAAGCTCATCTTCAATGGAGGCACTACCATGACCAAAGTGGCTATACCGGAAATACCAGCTCATAGTTTCAGTTTCTTCCCTATTAAGAAGTTCCTCAAAGGTGACTACAAACATGACATGTTGTATG ATGTgattggggtgttacaggatgTTTTAAAGACCCAGATGGGAGGTGGGGGAAGAAAGTCTTGCGTCAATGTCAATTTACGTGACGTACAGGGGAATGTCATTGAGCTGGTGCTATGGGATGATTATGCCAAGCAGTTTGTGAACTACACTACCCCTAACAACTTTTCTGGTCCTACTTTAATAGTATTGACACATGCATGGTGCAAGCCAAATACAA TTTCGGGTTTACCATGTCTTTCCAATGCATGGAGCGGCTCTAGGCTTTACTTTAATTTGGATCATCCACAGGTTGTTAAATACAAAGCAAG TTTTGGAGACAACATGCCTGCCCCTTCCCAATCAATGACAACCGATTCATCCGTTCAATCTAGCAACAATTTCTGGACTAAACTGAGTGAGGTCAAAAGTGTTCGTGCAATATCTGAATTTGGAAAG GACTGCTATGCAACAACTATTGGGACGACCTTAGGTTTTAATGCCTCCAAGTTTGGATGGTATTTTGAAACAACTAGAAACACAGAGGCTGAAACCGTTACCAA ATTCAAACTGGAGGTTGAAGTGGAGTATGATAACCACAAGGGAATCTTTGTTTTTTGGGATAAGGATTGCATACCTTATACTAAAATGACTGCTAAGGAACTGCGAGAAGTTATGAAAGCT GCTGGAGAGGATAATCCTAAGATTTGGCCCACTCACCTTGATGTTCTATTGAATAGAAAATTGGTCTTTCGTATCAAGTATCAATCACAATACCAAAGATTCTCTATCGTGAAGATACTTAACGAAGACGGCCTTTATGATAAGTTTCACAACTACCTCACACCGGATGAGGTAATTGGCAACTCTTTTACACTATTTTATGTACCTTTTTATGGTGGAACATTAACATTTACCTAA